A single region of the Vicia villosa cultivar HV-30 ecotype Madison, WI linkage group LG4, Vvil1.0, whole genome shotgun sequence genome encodes:
- the LOC131600380 gene encoding probable 6-phosphogluconolactonase 4, chloroplastic, translating into MATSTLLSLTCTPQSMLHSKHKSHTQSSTMSLLSPQLGQKCLYNPLRHNVSSPIQVKPKRTHVGGLVKASMNSKDVHVLSKEHLAVSLAKYIADLSEKYIREKGRFTVVLSPGPVKYLRKLVEHPYCDTIDWAKWHVFLVDERVVPKTNVDSNYKLAYDGFISKVPIPPLNVYTIDDSLPADGAADVYETTLRRLVTSNVISTSAEFPKFDLLLLDMGPDGHIASLFPGYPAVNETRKWVTYLTNAPKPPPERITFTLPVINATSNIAMVVTGAGKADAVYSALEKDPTGDKLPIQKVNPEGDVKWFLDKGAASRLYK; encoded by the exons ATGGCCACTTCAACACTTCTGTCCCTAACATGCACTCCTCAAAGCATGTTGCATTCCAAACATAAGTCACACACACAATCCTCAACCATGTCATTGTTGTCACCTCAACTAGGACAAAAATGTCTCTATAACCCTCTAAGACACAATGTGTCTTCTCCAATCCAAGTGAAACCTAAGAGAACTCATGTTGGTGGCTTGGTGAAGGCATCAATGAATAGCAAGGATGTGCATGTGCTAAGCAAGGAGCATCTTGCTGTTTCTTTGGCCAAATATATTGCTGACCTGTCTGAGAAATATATTCGAGAGAAGGGACGTTTCACCGTCGTTTTGTCTCCTGGACCCGTCAAATATCTCAG GAAGCTGGTGGAACATCCATATTGTGACACAATTGATTGGGCTAAGTGGCATGTATTTTTGGTGGATGAGAGAGTGGTGCCAAAGACTAATGTTGATAGCAACTACAAACTTGCTTATGATGGATTCATCTCCAAG GTGCCAATTCCGCCACTAAATGTGTACACAATTGATGATTCCTTACCAGCTGATGGAGCAGCAGATGTTTACGAAACAACACTAAGACGTTTAGTGACAAGCAATGTGATATCAACATCAGCTGAATTcccaaaatttgatcttttgctATTAGATATGGGACCTGATGGACACATAGCCTCTCTATTTCCAGGGTACCCTGCAGTGAATGAAACTAGGAAATGGGTTACATATCTCACGAATGCGCCTAAACCGCCACCGGAGAGGATCACTTTTACATTGCCAGTGATTAATGCTACTTCAAATATTGCTATGGTTGTGACTGGTGCCGGTAAAGCTGATGCTGTTTATTCTGCTCTTGAGAAGGATCCTACTGGTGATAAGCTTCCTATTCAAAAGGTGAATCCTGAGGGAGATGTGAAATGGTTCTTGGACAAAGGTGCTGCTTCAAGGCTTTATAAGTAG
- the LOC131596062 gene encoding probable 6-phosphogluconolactonase 4, chloroplastic, which yields MSFLTTLSNSCTLQSSLFCAQKPNPLSLRTSTLPTQVGNKIVYQPLKHNKVFSPNRCVEKIKASLKNVEVFSKEHLAVSLAYDVAQLSTKFTKERGAFTVALSGGSLIKYLRKLVDSPYAKTIDWSKWHVFWVDERVVPKDNLESNYKLAKDGFLSKVPIPSLNVYSIDDSLPPDDGAAAAADAYETTLRRLVTSNVIASTNDGLPKFDLMLLGMGPDGHVASLFPGHSLLNEDQKWVSFLNDSPKQPLERITFTFPVINASSNVAMVVTGAGKSTAVYTALEDDAKTVKLPVEKVSPYEGELKWYLDKGAASKLFKE from the exons ATGTCATTCTTAACAACTTTGTCAAATTCATGCACTCTCCAAAGTAGTTTATTTTGTGCACAAAAACCAAATCCATTATCACTAAGGACATCAACTTTACCAACCCAAGTTGGTAACAAAATTGTTTATCAACCTCTAAAGCATAATAAAGTGTTTTCGCCAAATAGATGTGTTGAGAAAATAAAGGCATCACTCAAGAATGTTGAGGTTTTCAGTAAGGAACATCTTGCTGTGTCCTTGGCCTATGATGTTGCTCAACTTTCTACCAAGTTTACCAAAGAAAGAGGTGCTTTCACTGTTGCTTTGTCTGGTGGATCATTGATCAAGTACCTTAG GAAATTGGTTGATTCTCCCTATGCTAAAACCATAGATTGGTCAAAATGGCATGTTTTCTGGGTTGATGAGAGAGTTGTCCCAAAGGATAACTTAGAAAGTAATTATAAGCTTGCCAAAGATGGATTTCTCTCCAAG GTGCCAATTCCCTCTCTCAATGTTTATTCTATTGATGATTCCCTACCACCTGATGATGGAGCAGCAGCAGCAGCAGATGCTTATGAGACAACCCTAAGACGCTTGGTTACTAGCAATGTGATAGCCTCAACCAATGATGGGTTACCAAAGTTTGATCTCATGCTCCTAGGAATGGGTCCGGATGGACATGTTGCATCATTATTCCCAGGTCATTCTCTTCTCAATGAGGATCAGAAATGGGTTTCTTTCCTCAATGACTCACCAAAACAACCACTAGAGAGAATCACTTTCACATTTCCAGTGATCAATGCTTCTTCCAATGTAGCAATGGTGGTTACCGGCGCAGGTAAATCAACTGCGGTTTACACTGCACTCGAAGATGATGCGAAAACGGTTAAGCTGCCTGTTGAAAAGGTTTCACCTTATGAAGGAGAATTGAAATGGTACTTAGACAAAGGTGCTGCTTCAAAACTGTTTAAGGAGTAG
- the LOC131598364 gene encoding protein MAIN-LIKE 1-like, producing MVNHSRKIFGLFKPAAQWFNDHVRGSGLCGLCMTGYTTISTGMQGAFVERWHKETSSFHLPVGELTITLHDVQCLLHLPIRGPLLDHSRIQRVEAIEWMMHYLGLPHEVAHLECVSTSGPHVRFNTLSLYFEFHLDAAAEAEQEGNDLFREYHRGCALRCWYMHVVGAACFVDKSARYVDVAYLRYFMDLDTVHQWNWGAATLAYLYQKLNEASNWRTRQLVGSCTLLTSWIISYFSRIHGFHIDPAYVDAMPRAARYALQRGNDAVGPYRLYLDRTMHDDVTWRPFADYAQVIGDRGINLIEIFPQIFTPHCLLHCNCAILISITFLV from the exons atggtgaaccactccaggaagattttcggtctgtttaaaccagcagctcagtggtttaacgaccatgtgcgaggttcagggctttgcgggctctgcatgaccgggtacaccaccatcagcaccggcatgcagggggcatttgtggagcgctggcacaaggagacgtcttctttccacttgccggtgggggagttgacgatcaccttgcatgacgtccagtgtcttctccacctgcctattagggggccgctgttggaccactccaggatccagagggtcgaggccattgagtggatgatgcactatttgggcctgccgcacgaggttgctcacctggagtgcgtctcgacttctgggcctcatgtccggttcaacacactgagcctctattttgagttccacctggacgcggcggccgaggccgagcaggagggtaacgacctattcagggagtaccaccgcggctgcgctctccggtgctggtacatgcatgtggtaggcgctgcatgctttgtggacaagagtgccaggtacgtcgacgtggcctacctccgctatttcatggacctggataccgttcaccagtggaactggggggcagctactctggcatatctctaccagaagctgaatgaggcctccaactggaggacgaggcagctggtcggatcctgcactctgcttacg agctggatcatctcctacttctcccgcatccacggcttccacatcgatcctgcgtacgttgacgccatgcccagggccgccagatacgccctccagagggggaacgatgcggtgggaccataccgcctgtacctggaccgcacgatgcacgacgacgtcacttgGAGGCCGTTCGCTGACTatgctcag GTGATTGGGGATAGAGGTATCAACCTTATTGAAATATTTCCTCAGATCTTTACACCTCATTGTCTCTTGCATTGTAATTGTGCAATTTTAATCTCCATTACTTTTCTTGtgtaa